In Montipora foliosa isolate CH-2021 chromosome 9, ASM3666993v2, whole genome shotgun sequence, the DNA window tcgacACAAATCTTCAGGGACTGGAAAGTAGACTTAAAGCAAAATCCCATTCTGCACATTACAGTGAGTACTAGAACCATAACTGGTAAGAAAGCCAACGGAAAAAAACCCCACAATTTTCCCAGCAAGGAAATTTGATCATTGTACCTTTTAATGTTTTccagaatacaaaaaaaaaaaaatgaatcgAAGATTTGCAACGAATCTAAAGATTGCGGTTGGCCTGGAAGTGATTGATGTTACTCTTTTAACCGAATCAATGCCTCCTAGGCCCCGTCCACaagtatccggatatttttgaatccgcaacttttacgctctccagagtggatgtTTTTTAATCCGATAGGTGAATCCGGAACCGTGTGGACGCCAAatccggatgacgtaacaagatcgagcccagtttGTGACCTTGAAAttaattctcaagatggctgccgagggcttcatggcgcatgctctgttacctctatttccttgaggagtccgaGTACTAGAGTGAATTCGGATACGTtttggatacgtgtggacgggcaaattcgatttgaatacggtacgtgtggatggaaatatttttgaattcggaaagaaaaagttgcggattcaaaaatatccgaaTACGTGTGGACTTGCGCCAACTGGCGAGGAAGGGTACGcgctctctctctttctctattcaaccttttttaattcgcacccctcccccctccccttttagTAATTGCCATGGGGAGTGTGTGGTGCCATGAGCTCACGTTCTAAATGTCGTTGTCTATTTTCTAACCTTGGAGCCTGGTAAACTTTTCTTGGTGTCGAGGCTAATGGTGGTAAGTGAAGTGGTTAATGTAGCAGTGAATATTGAGCATATGCAGATCCCATTTAGAATCCAGATTACAGCGAACATCCGTCCCAAAACGGACCTAGGAGCTCGATCACCATAGCTGCAGATTTACATAGGAAAGAAAAGAACAGTCTGATTTAGTTGTACAAACGTGTGAGTTAACaagtaaaaaagaattaaatatACAAACTTTTCTAGCACTAAAGAATGTAGCTCCATTATACATTAAGGGAGAACCTCGTTCTCCCTTAATGTATGAACggctgggaacgaggttggtattTTATCTCTTCATAGATGTAACACAATATCATATGGATCTAAAATCAATTAGATTTAAGGGCCTAACTTATGGAATTCTCTTTAAGATAATATTAGATTATCTCAAGACTTGAGTTCTTTTAAAAACCTGATTTACAAAATTGACTTTGCTGGTatgcaataataaagttattccttttttaatactacttaattttatttcaattttatcCCATTTTAGTGTTAATGTACTTGAGGTATTTTGTATCCAGTTTTAGTTTTTGTCGATATTTCATGGTTGCTTAGTAACGCTAGCGACATGCGCATTAAGGATATAGGCTCGCCATGTGCTCTTGCCAAATGGTTGACGTTGTACAtcaagtttgtttgttgttataaataaattctGTTGAGATTTCAAGACAGTTTTAGTAGTCGATCTTTGCTCGCTCAAACTAGCACCAGTGTGCTATGTATTGTCAGAAAGTTTCAATTAAGATTCTAATCTAATCAAATCTAAAACTCACCGCAATATGAAATTTGACAAAGAATTCTATGGAGCAAAAGTTTAGTGAGCGTACGGCTTTTTTGTCTTATCCTCGTCCCTTCCTTTTGTTCTGCTCAGTGTTTTGACGATTTCACTTTTAAATGTGGGCTCAATTATCCACCAGACCACACGGAATGGTAATAGTAACGATACTCATACAGCGCATTTTCAGAAGGGCTTTACATTTCTCATTTTTATGGAAGAGAGAAGACATCAGCACCGTTATCAGTCCATCAAGGATCTCACACAGTCCATCCAACCAATTACGAATATTGTGTGGGTTCTTACACGtaccacagggttatgaacattcaAGGACTGTTACAGGAGTCCTcgggtttatcgtccttatcgaAGAACACTAGGGTCTAACTATTTTCAGATGTCATTACGAAGTCAGCGCTTTTTAAACAGTTATTTCAAGACCCTCAGTTTAAACCCATGATCTCCTGCACTGTAATCCGATGCTCAACCATCTTGCATCGAGTCAACCGATCGGCGGATAAGGCTATAAAAAACCGAAGCTTTTAAACCTTAAAGGTCTTCTGCTCCTGTACCATGGATTGGATTTCGGCTAGGAAAAAGCAAAgagcaaagacaaaaaaactaaCTCAAATAAAGACTGTCACGTTACCCCACTGTTGTCATGGATACAAATGCCCACCAGAATCCTTCCCAAGAACCTCTGAAAAAAGTGCGGGGAAATTCCTGTTCGTTATACCATGTATCCTGAAACGGAAAAGCAGCTCGCTACTTACTCGAATTTTACTCTGCGGATCCAAAAGGTCTTACCCTTCATTTGGGGCTGATTCATTCTATGTTTTTTTATTCATTCTAATGTTATCAACTGATTAAAACTAATGTGAAAGACTTTTAAATATAAAATAACGATTTTCAATGCTGCAGACATGTTTCTTGAACTTCAGTGCAAGTGTTACATCAGATGCAAATCTGAAATATATAAATATCTGATAAATGTTAATTGAAGGAAACACACTTGCCTCGTTTCTTGTTATAACAATGGTTTCACCACAATATCTGGTCGAGTTTAGTCCTTTGAAAGACTTGTTTACTGATCCGGCAATTTAGTCTTCAACGTAAAATAGTCCACTTACCAAGAACCACAGAAAGGCACCTGCCAGCAAAGAAAGAAGAATTGCCAGTATCAACACGGGCCAAGCTTCGAAAACAGACATCAGTAGTTTCTTGGGGTAGCTCTCTCGCTGGCCCCTGGGAACCACAAAGGCAATGCTGGTCGAAGGCATTAAACTGATCAGGTTTCTCTCCATATCTGCCGCCTCCTGTTTGTCTACTATGATAGGGTAGATCACGTGGGAGTCACGAGCCGTGCTTAGAAGCCGCTCTGCGTGTTTTTCTGGTGGATAATGAGAAATGTTCCAACAGGCTGGGATTTCATTGCCACAGCACTTGCCTAACATCAGTATCAATACATCTGTGGAGGAAAAAATATTGATTTACCGAGCGTGGGGGTGGGGGAGAGGGATTGCGGAAAGAGTCCAACGTCCGATATTAACAACTTAGGATAAAGAAACTGTTTTGCTAAGATCAACCGGTTATTGAAAACTAAAACTCatgatgaaaaataaaaagctgACGTTTAAAAATCGTCAGAAGAAACTCCAAGCATTACCTCACTCGTGAGACAGCATTCGCTCGAGTAGCCAGCTTTTGAATCTGGGCAAAATTTTAACTTCTGTAAACTAATTcgtaagtttgaaaaaaaaaaaaacctaaaacaaGCTACTGGATCCCGTCATACCATTTCGACCTGAACAAGTTTACAACGTTCGGTGATCGTACATCATATTTGTTGGTTGCCACCGCGAAGTAATGTTAGAACGGTTCAAGTTAAATGACTTCAAGCCATTCTTTTGACCCGTATCCAATAAAAATCGATTGATCCGCGCcttatgaatgaaaactagGTGTTGTTCAACGTTGTTCTTTCGTGAAAGCCGCTCGTCTATTATCGCGATGTGTCCGAGGAATGTTGGGCAacaaaatacaccttattccaaaatggccgccattttatttttcttttgtttccatgcaaattggcccttatggcctcgttaaaggttaaatattcttttgaattttacgtttgaaagcgaggccataagggccaattctgcatggaaacaaaagaataccaaaatggcggtcattttggaataagatgtatgcaagggttaaccctaaccctaactcttgTGGGTTGAACCCACTTGGTGCAATCATGTATTTTCTGTGTTTGCAGAAGCTCAAATAACCTGCAGACTACCCCGGCCAcgtatttgcatatgaatggcgCGTATTGCTACATGCCTCATTTCTTCAAGCGATGTCACTACAACACTCACAATAGCGGCTTGGTGTTCTGCAGTACTAGGTTGCGTTGCATCTCTGTTGATATTTGGATCCCCTATCCCATCAACCGTAAAACGCGAGACGACCACGTTGGTTGATCAGACGTTCGTCGTTGGAAGAAAATGTGACCCTAAATCTCGATAATACATGTACTCAATACAGTAATGCAATCCTTGCTATCCTGTGCACAGGGTGAGCTatttcagcgccatcttgacGTCATACATGCATGCGCATCTCGGTTTTGATACGTTATATGCGCAAATGACGATCGTGCACCTCGTGAAacgctgatttttggcaagggacATTCTTTAGCAATAATCTCTGAAAATTTCTCAAAAATccatatttataataatttcgTTTTTGTAATATCATCACTTCACTCCAAACTTTCCATTTTAGCCACATTCCACAGCGCCTCACGTATTAAACTACAGTAGTTTActtaaatggtagaaatgctgccgatgggaagagagatgttcaattatgcttgcggtaatttaacgacggttcgcGCGTGgaatgagggtgctaatggagttaacagttaactgacaattggccaaaaaaatagtagttaactgatatatggccaaaaaattagtagttaactgataaatgaaaagttaactgttaagtgatattctattaattatactaaatacgattgttgtttttaataaaagcaacaaaggtttttcctaacagcaaagctatttcgtgcgttttacctgtcccgctgcgtgaccaggtaacatattaactgatattattatacatcagactcacactgaaaaatctgattggtcgagagcattcaatcaattcacaatagcatGTGAACTTGACGTTGGACGTTGGACAGTCCAGTCCAACATACGTTCAACTCTTCTCTACGCCTCAGAGAcgtggagaaccaacaagaagTTGGAGAGCAAACTTCGGGGCTTCGAAGGGAGATGCTTACggagaggaggaggaggagatcTGGAGGCGCACAGGGGTGAATAACATCGTTCTGGAGGTgaaacacagacctcggttttgataattcatgatatcatgctcaacctcatccaataattgtttattatatgcgaaaggcgccagagggtcgtaccaggcaccagggagctttgaccttgatcttcgtgatggcgtcgagtggcttggtaaaggttattctcagcttttattgcgatgatgaaggatcggcattcgaacggcacagaggtcgtgtaccgttcgacattgaaaagcataattcaatggagatagccttccaaacatttgatagaattcatggaaatcaaacagcaagcggaaaagttcggacttgctggcttcgatttaaagttgtttcgactggaaaagattgacgggaaagccgaaaattttgcagttgtgacaaaggcccagctggaaatggagctaccctttctaatggtaagtgccacaagtgagctaaatggtgcgtattttgattcgtctttttgtttgaaattttgtccacacgcgtacgcaggttgaccacactcgacgagtcgttttcagatcaatgtcagattaatgagcaagatatctgattacagtaaaacctttattaagcggaccctatagttagtggacacaccgtattttagcggacagaagcatcagtgagttttgattttttcctttccgtactctctgtcgaaccaatgatcgtatcacggtcttgacatgaaggaaagcgcgtgagaaattacagtgtttaaATGAGAATCTAGTatcgaataattttcgtaaagtggttgttctaaaactaaagctacgctacaaagagttctactgacaaatttaaggggccacacgtacctgagctttaatttttccgtttgcttgttttagactttccataaatttctcggtaattttcccgggaaattttagtcggcggaaagaaattttgccagagaaatgtaagacatataaagaatattttaaaaagtggttctagcgcaggtgaggtcatcaaattttatctgaagaatcctttacctaattaccagttacgttttgaagtaaagaaaattcgggttgtgaatcaattattatcgctgagataataaaagttaatagataactaaaattagtagttaactgacaattggccaaaaaaatagtagttaactgacaattagccgaaaaattagtagttaactgacaattgggtacccccattagcaccctctggAATTGAAGGGATATTTTAATAGGCTTGagcagggacggtacaaaacgtggacccccAAAACTAAGCCCCCAACTGGAACTCcttctggaccccactcgagagaagaaagaaagaaaacaatacatAGTTTTCACAGTGAAGTCATCAAATATGAAAATCGCAAGGTCTAAAGGAGGTTGAAAATGACCtaaaaataagcatttttttaaagtttccagttccgtgatgtctttcgtttcgaaaataaaGCAATTGTTAATACATATGTTTTTTTACTCAaaagcgaaaagtaagcgctttcattgCTATGTGAACTCCAGATTCTCCAATCgccatacaaaactctataaagttgcgtgacacgcttcgacaaataactaaAAAACCATGTactgcacagacctgagaatcgGAGAGGTGGTTAAAAGGTTTGTTTTCCACAACATTCCAAATtgttggcctttttcattgaacgatttcgaatttattttttcttgcgTGACAGTGTAAACTTCCTGTAGCCGAGGATACGAAACACGGCAGGCTGTCAAGATCATACCGTGCaacttaattcctccattcgcgcataaccacgattccttgcgcctttgaccacaatctcttgcgtttcgaagaaaaatgtgtttttctcccGATTCGAGAGCTGCCTCGTtagttcgcttcaggctcactcacttgCGGCAACAATTAATACTTTCGAAAGACGTTCTTTTCAAAAGTGCATCGTCTTCATAGTATCTCAGCTCGTCCATTGATTTCTCCAAACGAAATTACTTCATAATCTGTGGTAAATAATATTTCGTGGGTCCTAATGCCGCCGAAAGCCTGAAACTAGTCTACGTGGACCTACGTGATGATCCGATAATCACAATCGATTCAATGAGAGACACCAGGCGTAACCGGAAACAGCACAACCTTAATTTGCGTATTAAATTTCGCGTCATAGTGAATACGATAATCAGTGGTCGAATGTCTGCTTTTTTAGATCTTCCGATAAGTTTCGGTTATTTACTGTTCACATAAAAAACCCTGTAAAGCAATTTACTTCTCGCCTCCTTTCCACCCCAATGTTCCTCGAAAAAGTGTCCTCTGCTTGATATAACATAATAATGTACCTTGGGGTAGCTGCTTGAGTAATCGCAAgtttaaatataaataaaaacgCACATGATACCTAGCAGAATTCCTGCAGTTGAGTTCTCCCTCAAGTAAGCAAAAGGCGGTCGAATCACCCATGAAACTTCGATGCAGGCAGGACAGATTTGAGATCCTTGTTGACAAATCTTCGGTCCAGAATCCCTTGAACATTTGCATTCAACGAAGGCACTCTTCTTGAGACAAACCAGAGCATAACCTAAAAACAGTAATTTGTAAAATCTGTGCATTCTGTCTATAAGAACCGTTTTGGTGGTTTTTGCTACATCTTCGACAGCAAGTTAATCGACCAACACTTCACTGTTGTAATCACGTAACCTGCCGCTAAGTTATGTGAGTTAGTAAAATATGATAATCGGAAAGAAATCTCATGGGACTTTTCATTATCATATTTTACATTACTCACATAACTTAGCGGCAGTTGCTAAGCTTACGTGATCATAACAATGAAGTGCTGGTTTATTGTAGCTTTAATAGGTGTAGCCGTACCCCCCTTCCTCCCCGGGGaaggtacggctacacgtaggctaggTTGATTGCTGTCGAAGATGGCGAATCTTTTggtaattacatgtaatagaccaaatcggctaaggGCAAGAACCCATGACCCGGCCTACAACTCCATCGTattcgtgtcacggcgttttcacagatcgATTTATTTTAAGCGCGCCTTGCTTACATACATAGAAAAAGGACAaaagttagttttctttttgtcattAATGCTGCTAATTGTGTTCCTGGGATAAAACTATTTTACGCTTATCTTGTCCGAAAGCAAACACAaatagaccctccgtgagggtacactgggttgcctgtggtacgtgtagcgttccaggcaatttctttcaagttggggggtcattaagaatatttagtttctcaacttgaaataacgccgatcaaatcaagccactgatccaacgtacaccgacaggaaaattgtccacggttgcttacTTCAAAACtcggtcattaagaccatttattatatggcttgtgtttgtagccgatataacgcgcgctctgattggctaattgggactgaattgtagggcattattctcccgtaatgcccacgggccgattacgggcttgcaaaaacaaagcaatataataaacaatataccatataataaactacttactaaccgagctagctcgagccgtactggggaatattggccctgggtcgtcataccagcagaggccttTTGGCTCAcgggtcctcacacgttcgtacaacaaaacagatccttttctgaggttaaacactgggctaccggcctattttaaactctttttcctactttcccaacctcgagaaaaccgcggtaaatcagctatcgccaaaaaatgtttttttctcaaaaaatatttatagttagggggaaaaaatacatcattttaaagctaagaaaataagctttccaacagcatataacttatttacagacaactgaaacattttataaaagcgaaagttgaacaaaaaaatttaagaaaaataacagtaaaatatgttttccgggcaaaatttggtcattttagagttgattacgaatttttggatgcaaaactaaaattttctgcaatttatctgctttcttagcctgttccaggctctcaggtAGTCGAGacaacgaaaagaactgcgtatgaaaagcgagtgggggcttgggtcgagcctcgttttctcgactatctgagagcctggaacatgctactgctttcttggacataaattcgaccgaaaattGATGAGGcatgaatatttttagatttttaggaataatcggattagcgatcaatgcgtaatgtgataatgcgataaaagtgtcaaatttgcgacccgttgctaacggcaacggaagcgatcgcattaataattaacctctgtttgccaaaaaccacccaaataaccgatttttcgacggaaaattcatcccagaggataaaactattcactggacatgtaataaaggtaaataagttcgagcgaaagcgaaaacaagcaaatattttgaaggaaaacacaattatgtgagatcaaaggaacatgtggtgaagacatgCAATTGCATCGCTacgaaaataatcttaccttttcagcgattttaacgcttgaaattctaTCCAATCCACCTGgcctagtctttgaattcactattatcgctgccctacgaatcttcagtgttctacataacagcacacttggtaaaagacggctcgacgggcgacagattgttgtcgaagtccattactcgtcgcttttaagattccaccgcctgtcttgttcagtatccaattgatttgccattattgcgcttcataagggtatattttgttcaaagatccactaaaacgccattcgcgtaacatgactttcgacgccattgcaggcttaataattaatgattctactgtgtccaccagagaaatcaacgcatt includes these proteins:
- the LOC137971998 gene encoding uncharacterized protein isoform X1, with translation MHRFYKLLFLGYALVCLKKSAFVECKCSRDSGPKICQQGSQICPACIEVSWVIRPPFAYLRENSTAGILLDVLILMLGKCCGNEIPACWNISHYPPEKHAERLLSTARDSHVIYPIIVDKQEAADMERNLISLMPSTSIAFVVPRGQRESYPKKLLMSVFEAWPVLILAILLSLLAGAFLWFLDTWYNEQEFPRTFFRGSWEGFWWAFVSMTTVGYGDRAPRSVLGRMFAVIWILNGICICSIFTATLTTSLTTISLDTKKSLPGSKVGVLERSIEMTLAMRQQADLRVYDSAEEMKLALDRGDIEGVLLDNYQINYYTKTLFPGSDFKTDEVHSEEELSYGAMVNDTSLAKCFKTLIAEDKYMLYDFIRKELKNTLKEGGGDEAVQNSQSIFDPTGDLFFPSLYFCIGLVAFIVVVGIAAEFLYFRPGLCKRREKEGNSTENIPMTEKGEDKTLEQLEQEMLKELQALFTKYRGNLENFKNNANNGLHPTV
- the LOC137971998 gene encoding uncharacterized protein isoform X2, with translation MHRFYKLLFLGYALVCLKKSAFVECKCSRDSGPKICQQGSQICPACIEVSWVIRPPFAYLRENSTAGILLDVLILMLGKCCGNEIPACWNISHYPPEKHAERLLSTARDSHVIYPIIVDKQEAADMERNLISLMPSTSIAFVVPRGQRESYPKKLLMSVFEAWPVLILAILLSLLAGAFLWFLDTWYNEQEFPRTFFRGSWEGFWWAFVSMTTVGYGDRAPRSVLGRMFAVIWILNGICICSIFTATLTTSLTTISLDTKKSLPGSKVGVLERSIEMTLAMRQQADLRVYDSAEEMKLALDRGDIEGVLLDNYQINYYTKTLFPGSDFKTDEVHSEEELSYGAMVNDTSLAKCFKTLIAEDKYMLYDFIRKELKNTLKEGGGDEAVQNSQSIFDPTGDLFFPSLYFCIGLVAFIVVVGIAAEFLYFRPGLCKRREKGNSTENIPMTEKGEDKTLEQLEQEMLKELQALFTKYRGNLENFKNNANNGLHPTV